ACGTTTACGATCGCCGCCACGATGCCGATCGCGGTGTTCATGGGCCTCTATCTCCGCTACTGGCGCCCGGGGCGCGTGCTGGAAGTCTCCATCATCGGCTTCGCGCTGGTGGTGCTGTCGATCTTCGCCGGCGAGTGGGTGGCGCATCACGCCGTGTTCGGTCCGTGGTTCACGCTCGGAGGCATGGCGCTGGCCATCGCGCTCATCATCTACGGATATGCGGCATCCGCCCTGCCTGTCTGGCTGCTGCTGGCGCCGCGCGATTACCTGAGCACGTTCGTGAAACTGGGCGTGGTGCTGCTGCTGGGGCTGGGCGTGCTGATCGTGCGTCCGGATCTCCAGATGCCCGCGCTGACGCAGTTCACCGACGGCACAGGGCCGATCTTCGCGGGCAAGATCTTCCCGTTCTGCTTCATCACGATCGCCTGCGGGGCGATCAGCGGGTTTCATTCCCTCATCAGCTCCGGCACCACGCCCAAGCTGATTGCGAAAGAAAGCCATATCCGGCCTGTCGGCTTCGGGTCGATGCTGCTGGAGAGTTTCGTGGCGATGATGGCCATGGTGGCGGCGTGCGCGCTGGAGCCGGGCGTGTTCTTCGCGGTGAACTCGCCGGCGGGCATCGTGGGCGCGACGCCTGCTGCGGCGGCGGCCACGATCACCTCGTGGGGCTTCCCGGTGACGCCGGAGCAGATGCATGAACTGGCGCGGCACGTCGGCGAGGAGACGCTCTTCTACCGCACCGGCGGAGCGCCGTCTCTGGCGCTGGGCATGGCGCATATCTTTTCCCGCATTGCGGGCAATGAAGCGGTGCTGCGCTTCTGGTACCACTTCGCCATCATGTTCGAGGCGCTGTTCATCCTGACCGTGATCGACGCCGGCACGCGCGTAGGCCGCTTCATGCTGCAGGATTTTCTCGGCCACATCTGGAAGCCGCTCGGGCGGACGAGCTGGATGCCCTCGGTGCTGCTGACCAGCGCGCTGATCGTCGCCGCCTGGGGTTATTTCCTCGTGCAGGGCGTGCTGGACCCGCTGGGCGGGATCAACTCGCTGTGGCCGCTGTTCGGCATCGCCAACCAGCTGCTGGCCGCCGTGGCGCTGTGCGTGGCCACCACGATCCTGATCAAGATGCACGGCGCGAAGTACATGTGGATCACGTGCGCGCCGCTCGTGTGGCTGGTGACGGTCACCTTCTCCGGCGCGTGGCAGAAGATCTTCTCCGATGCGCCGCGGGTGGGCTTCCTGGCCCAGGCGAGGCTGCTCGAGGCGGGGCCGCAGACCGCGCAGACGAAGCAGCTGATCTTCAACAACCGTCTGGACGCCGTGGTCTGCGGGATCTTCCTTGTGCTCGTAACGGCGATCCTCGTCGATTCGATCCGCGTGTGGGCGGGCATTCTGCGGGGCACGCGCGAGGCGCGCAGTTTCGAAGCCCCGTTCGTTCCGTCGCAGCTCGAGGCGGAGGAGCTGGGATGAGCCGGGCGCTATCTTCCTTCTGGCGGACGCTTCTTGCGGTGCTGCGCGAGCTGGCCGACGAGCGCGCTTATGAGCGGCATCTTCGCGCGCACGGCCGAGCGCCCAGCGGAGAAGAGTGGCGGCGCTTCAGCGAAGAACGGCTGCGGCAGAAATACCAGCGGCCGCGCTGCTGCTGATGGCCGGCATCAGGCCAGCACCGGCAGTTCCGGGCGGCGCCTTTCTTCGGGAATGGGCACGGCGTCCGGCGTCGAGTAGACGGGCTGCATGCGTCCGCTGAAATCCAGATACAGATGGCGGCGCAGAAGCCATTCGGGGAAGTGCGCCAGCCGGAACAGCGGCCATTTCATCGCCGGACCGAAAAGCTTGCGTCCCAGCAGGTAGTAGTAAATCGGAATGCCCAGGTTGAACTTCCACTGCACGCTGCGCTCGCGGCGGAAGAAATCGATGTTGTAGCGCCAGCAGGTGAAGAAAAACTCCCATTGCAGCTCGGTCAGCCGGGCGATCTTGGCTCCGTCTTTCGTGGCGAGCTTCGTGTCTTCCAGAGGCACGAACAGCGTCGGAATGACGCACCACTTCGCGTCTTTCAGCGCGAAGAGCAGGTCGAGCGACTGTTTCGTGTCCTCGTCCGTCTCCCCGGGCAGGCCGAGGATGAACGTGCACATCGGGAACCAGTTGGCCCGGTTCATGATCTCCATGCCCTTCAGCACCACGTCGGGCCACTGTTCGGGACGGAAGGGATAGCTCTTGCCCTTCATGAACTGCCTGAAGAGACGGACCGAGCCAGTCTCCAGCCCGACGAACATCATGGCGTAGCGGTTCTCGGGATGCGTCGAGTCCGGATGCTGGTTGACGCTCTTGTCGACGGCGAGATGGAGTTCTTCGACGATGTGCGGCTGAACGACAACGGGCGCCATCGTGCCGTGCGTCATCATGATGTGTTTCACGCCCGGCACGGCAGCCACGCTTTCAAACAGCCGTTTGAGGGCGGGCAAGTTGGTTGTGAAACGCTTGCCCTGCTCGTACAGGAAGAGATCTTCGGTGCACAGGGTGATCGTGTCCGCGCCCTGCGCGACGGCGCGGCGGACGTTCTCGAGGATGTGATCCAGCGGAATGCTCTTGCCGGAGCGCAGAGCCACCGAGCAGAATTGGCATCCCCGCCCGCAGCCGCGCGTGATCTCCACCACGCCGAACGTGGAGCGGTTGATCCCCGCGGGGATCGATTCCAGCTTCGGCGACTTGCACTCGATCCGCGCGGGCAGCTCTTCGCCCCGCACGGCGCGCTCGAACAGATCCACGGCGATCTCTTCCGCCTCGCCGTCGACGATCGTGTCGATCCTCCATTCCGACTGCAGCCCCTTGTGGGCGATCTGCCACGCCCCGGGACCGCCGACGATCAGCTTCAGATGCCCGCGGTGTTCATCGATCGCAGGGTGATGAATCAGGCGGCGGAATTCGGCTGCATTGATGGGCTCGCAATCGCTGCCGTAGAAGCCGGCGTACACGTCCGTGGCGAACGTAATTCCGAGGGGATTATGGGCGTGGATTCCAATGACCCGCGTGTCGGGTCCGACGAAAAGCCCCAACTGATCGGGATAGCAGACCGCGACGTTTTCCGCGCCGAAACGCCGGACGAGAAGGGCTTCGATGACGCGCAGCCCGTTCGGCACGTACTTCGCCGTCCCGTCGGGGTTCGCTTCGACGGCCGTCGACCAGTCCGTGCCCATCACGCGGGCGTACTTGTCCGGCAGCGTGGCGAGCAGCATCTGCCGCCAGGTGCTGCGCTGATATTCCGTCGACTCTGAAGTGCTGGCAGCGAGAACGATGAGCTTACCGCGCAGTCGCGACAACGGGAACCTCCCTGGAGCAACCTGAGCAAAGCGCTGCGAGCAAACGCCGTCATTTGCATCATAACGGACGCGCAGGCCCGAATCAAGGAATATGTCTTAATCTGTACAGATTACTGGGCTGGCGGCCGCGACGCGCCTTCCCGCAGCGTCATGAATGTGTTGACCCTGCTGATCTCGAACACTTCCACGGCGCCGCTGGGCCAATAAACCGTGGCCCGCGCTTTCGAGGCGTTGCCCAGGCCGAAATGCAGGCGCAAATCGTTGGCGGAGTAAAAGCTGGCCTGGGAAAGAACCGCCTTCGCCTGCTTCTTTTCGCCGTATTCGAGCACGACGCGCGCTCCAATGGCGGCCCGGTTCGACTTCGTTCCCTCCAGCCGCAGCTGAATCCAGTTGCGGCCTTCCGCGCCGAGGTCGTTGCGGAGCAGCGACGGTCTGTCGTTGCGGTTCCAGAGAACGATGTCGATGTCGCCGTCGTTGTCGAGATCCCCGAAGGCGGCGCCGCGCACGGAGTGTTTTTCCAGCATGGCCGGTCCCGCTTCTTCTTCCAGCAGCTCGAAGCGGGCGTCGCCGAGGTTGCGGAAGAGCATCGGGCGCGTCTTGTAGGGATAGGCGGGCAGAGCGGCTTCCGTCTCGGGATACACGCAGCCGGTGCCGATGAAGATGTCGGGCAGCCCGTTGTGATCGAAATCGTAGATGCCCGTGCCCCAGCCCACGCGGCGCGTCTCCACGCCGATGCCCGCTTTCAGCGTGATGTCGCGGAACATCCCTGCGCCGTCGTTGATGTAGAGCACGTGGGTATCGTCGGCGAAGTGGGTCTTGAAAATGTCCAGCCGCCCGTCCAGGTTCACGTCCCCGATGCCCAGACCCATGCCCGCCTGCTCCATGCCGTCGTCGTTGAGGGCGATGCCGCGTTCGATGCCTTCTTCAGTGAAGGTCAGGTCCCCGTTGTTGCGGAACATCAGGCTGGGCGTGGAATCGCAGGCGTTGTAGATGTCCTGCCAGCCGTCCTCGTCGATGTCGAACGCGGTGGCGGTCATGCCGAAGCTCTTGTCGAACTTCGCGATTCCAGCCTTCCCGCTGATGTCCTCGAACGTGCCGTCGCCGCGGTTGCGGTACAGCCAGTGGCGGGCGGTCTTCAGCCCCCGCGGGCCGCAGGAGACGGGCACGCCCTTCCAGTTGCAGTTCGGATTTTCGCCCGGTTTCGGCGTGCCTTCGATGCTGAAATCGATGTAATTGGAGACGTACAAATCGAGAAAACCGTCCCTGTCGATGTCGACGAATGTCGCTCCGGAACCCCAGCGGGGCGTCTTCGGGCGCGGCGTGGGGAGCAATCCGGCCTGTTCCGCAACGTCGGTGAACGTGCCGTCGCAGTTGTTGCGGTAGAGCGCGTTGTCGCCCCAGTAGGTGACGAACAGGTCGATGCAGCCGTCGTTGTTGTAATCGCCGATGGCGGCGCCCTGCGCCCAGCCGGGTTCGCGCCACAGGCCGGCCTTTTTTGTGACATCCTCGAACTTCAGGCCGCCGAGATTCCTGTACAGGCGGCTGACCGCGTCCGCGGGAGGATTCTCGATTTTCGAGCCGACAACGATGAAAATGTCCTGCAATCCGTCGTTGTCATAGTCGAAAATGGCGACGCCGCCGCTGGACGTTTCCAGCACATAGTCGGATCTCTCTTCGCCCCCGTAGTGCAGCACCTGGACGAGGCCCGCCTCTGCGGCCACGTTGGTGAACTTCGCATGCCACGGGATGCCGGACGCCTTCGGGCGCGCCTGCGGCTTGACGCCGCGGCTGGCGATGCCCTGGCCCCAGACGGCCGCCGCCGCCAAAAATACTGCCAGCGCGAGTCTCAAGGATTCTCCGGCCCCTCTTTCATCAGCGTATCCGATTCCACCCGGAGCCGGTCGCGCTCCACCACGCGCGCCTTCAGCCGACGGACCTCTTCAAATTCCGCCTTCGCCTCCGCCGTCCGCCCCATCGCCTGATAGACGCGCCCGAGCGCCATGCGCACGGCTTCCTGTTCGGGAAGGTGGCGGCGCGCGGTCTCCAGCTCCTCGAGGGCGCGTTTCAGGTTGCCTTCCCGCTGGTAAATGCGGCCGAGCTGATAGTGCGGATCTCCATAGTTCGCCCGCAGGCGCGCGGCGCGCTCGAGCATCCGTTTGCCCCGCTCGCTGTCGCCGTTGCGGTCGTAGAGCACGCCCAGCTGATAGGTGGACTCGGCGTCCTGCGGGTTCAGCTGCACCGCGCGCTCAAGCAGCGGGATGGCGGCCGAATCGTTCCGTTCCAGCAGCTCCAGCCTTCCCAGCGCCGCCACGGCGGGTTGAAAGTCCGGCTGGCGCTGCACAACCTCCCTAAACACTTCTTTCGCTTCCGCCCACATGCCCCGCCGGTACAGAAGCAGGCCCTCGATCAGCCTCGCCTGCACTGGGTTCGACTCGGTTTTCGCCAGGTAAGCCGCGGCTTTCTCCTCGTCGCCGCCCCGCGCGTGCGCGTAGGCCAGGGCGTAAAGAATGCTGCCGTCATTGGGATTCAGGCGGTATGACTTCTCCAGTTCCTCGAGCGCCGCGCGGGGATCGCCGGATTCCATCAGGCACAGGCCCAGCAGCTGGCGGGCGCGGGCTTCGTTGGGAAAGCTCTTCAGGAACACGCGCAGGTGCTGCGCCGCCTCTGCGTAACGCTTGAGCTGGCCCAGGGAAACTGCCAGGTTGAAGTGAACGGGCACGAGCTTCGGGTTGGCTTTCAGGGCGCGTTCGTACAGCGGCACGGCCTCGGCGTACTGTCCGCGGCGGGCGTGGACGGCGGCGAGGTTCGACCAGCCTTCGGCAGATGACGGGAACTGCTTCAGGTGCTCGCGGAACAGAGCCTCCGCGCGGTCCAGTTCGCCGCGCGCAAAAGCACGCTGGCCGTCCCCCAGCCGGTCGGGCTGAGGGACGGCCAGTGCCATCAGCAGGAGCGCGTACCCCAACATCGACGTGTTCAGGATATCGCGCTTTGCGGCCCGGATCAGAAGTAGATCTTGGCCGCCAGCTGGATGATGCGCGGGTCGCGGGTTGCCGTGAGAGCGCCGAAGCCGAAGCGGCCGCCGTTGCCGCCCAGCGCCGTCGGAAGGTTGATCACCCGCGAGCCGTCGCGGCTGAACACCATCGAGCGGTTGAAGTCGCTGAAACGGGTGTGGTTCCAGGCGTTGAACATCTCCACGCGAAGCTGGATGTATTTGGCTTCGTCGTTCTTCCAGTAGGGGAAGTTCTTGAAGACGGAGATGTCCCAGTTGTGGTCGCCGGGGCGGTAGACGACGCGCGGGCCGCTGTCGAAGCCCTGGCTGCCTTTGAACGCCGGAATGGCGAAGCCAGCGGCATTCGCGTCGATCCACGCGTAGTCACCCTTTGTGTAGTTGAACTTGCCCTTGATCACGGGGCGCGGCCCGACATCCACAGAGCCGGTGAACCGCTCGTTCAGGTTGCCCAGGCCGTCGATCGAGAAACTGAGGTTGTCCGGCTGTCCCGTCTGCATCGTGGTGATGCCGGAGATCTGCCAGTTGTTCACGATCTGGCCCAGGAATTTCGAACCCATCGAGTCGCCCTTGGCGAACTTCGGGAGGTTGTAGACGTAGTTGAACACCAGGTTGTGGGTGCGGTGGTAGAACAGCGGACCGTAGTCGGCCGCCCGCATATTGAACGGATGGTTCGTCGTGTAGTCGTCCGTCGTCGTGCCGAGCGCGCGCGACCAGGTGTAGGCGACGCCGAAGGTCAGATCGCGCCCGAAGCGCCGGTTGGCGCTCATCTGGAGCGAGTGATAGTTCGAGTTGGCGCCGAAGGCGATGATGTTGGTGTTCGCGTAACCCTGGAAGGGCCGGTAGAACAACACGTTCTTCGTCGTCGAGCCGTCGAACTGCGGATTTGCATTCAGCGGGTCCTGGTTTTCCGGCAGCCACGCCGATCCGAAAGGCACGGCGTTGAAGTTGCGGCGGTAAATAATGTGGTTCGACAGCGAGCCGACGTAGCCGATGTCAAACAGCACATTGTAGGGCAGCTCGCGCTGGATCGACACGTTCCAGTTGTAGGTTGTCGGGATCTCGCCGTTCCTGTCGAAGCCGTTCACGTTGGCCGGGAAGTAGATGCCTTCGCTGGCCGGCGGGATTGAAGCCAGCTGTCCGTAGTAGAACTGCGGGCTGTTGGTCGACGGCGGGTTGGGAAGCATGTCGAACACCGGGTTGCCCTGGAAGCGGTCGTAGAAGACGCCGCCGCCGAAGCGGAGCACCGTCTTGGGCATAAACTGGTAGGCGATGCCCAGACGTGGAGCGAACAGGATGCCCTGGCCGTCGATGAGGCCCTTCGGGTATCCGTCACGGCCGGCGCGCCCCATGCCGTTGGCGTAGAGGCCGTCCACGAAGCCGCCGCCGGCATTGACGATGGCGCCGGTCAGCGCCCGCGGCCCAAGCTGGCCCGTCACAGGATTGCGGGCCACAATAGCGCCCGTGTTCGGATCGCGGTAGGGCTGCCAAAGCCGTGCCGCGTTCGCCGGGTTGTACAGCGCCGGGTTGAACGACGAGGTCTGGAGCGCCCGGTCGTACTGCGGCTGGATGTAATAGAACCGCATGCCGTAGTCGATGGTCAGCTTGCGCGTAATGCGCCACGAGTCCTGCGCGAACCACTCGACGTTCCAGTAGCGGTACTGCCCGTTGCGCACGATGTTCGACTGTTGCAGACGCTGATAGGTTCCCGTCAGGCCGTTGGTCCACGCCCAGTTCGTATCAAACGGGTTGGACGCGTCGCGGTCGAACCAGATGTTGCCGTTGACGCTGGTGAACGCCGTCTGGTCCTTCAGGCTCTTGTGCAAGTAAATGCCGAGCTTGAAGGTATGGGCGCCCATCACCTTGGCGACGTTGTTGGTGATGTCATAAGTGTGGTTGAAATTGCGGAACGGCGTGCCGTTGAAGCCCGTGAACGGGGCATTGGGAACGCCGCCCCAGCGCCAGTTCTGAACCAGCCCCAGCTTGTCGGCATCGGGGAACGGCATCTTATAGCGCAGGTTCAGCTTCGCGCGGCTGAACGTGTCGTCAACGGGATCGATGTTCAGCACGTTCTTCGACGAACCGAAGATGAACTCGTTGGTCAGCGTCGGGTTGATCACCGTCGTGACGTTGGTGATGAAGCTCCAGCCCGGATCGCCGAAGTTCATCGGCGCGAACGGGATATTGTAGTCCGCGTTCCACTGGCCGTAGTTCTTGTTCGTCTGGCTGTAGGTCTTGATGAAGCGGCTGTACAGGCGCCACTTGTCGTTGATCACATAGTCGCCGCGGTAGACCTGCTCGCGCCGCGGATACGTGTCAGAGAATTGCGTCTGGTAGTTGAAGCTGGGATCGACCCCGAGCGCGTTGGGCTTCGGATACCAGTTCAGGATCTTGATGCCGTCCGGATCCTGGCGCGACGCCGGGATGATGTTGCCCGGGAACTGCGCGCCGCCGGCCAGCGGATCCTTCACCACCACCGGGCTTCCGCCGCCCTCGCGCGACTGCGAGAAGTTGCCCTGCCGCTCCAGCTCCGTCGGCACCGTGACGTTGCGCAGGGCCTGCGGCACGAGCTGGTTCTGCCACTCCCAACCGATGAAGAAGAACAGCTTGTTCTTGTCCTGGTTGAACTTGCCGGGGATGTAGACCGGACCGCCCACGTTGAAGCCGGCAAAGTTGTACCGGTAGAGCTGACGCGGGCGGCCTTCAATGTTATTGCGCCATGTATTGGCGTTCAGTCCCTCGTGCCGGTGAAAGATGTAGCCGGTTCCGTGGAACTCCTGCGTGCCGGACTTGGTCACCACCTGGATCTGGGCCCCGGAGGAGCGGCCGAATTCGGCCGGCTGCGCGTTCGTGATCACCTTCATCTCGGCGATCATGTCAATGTTCGTCGTCGCCAGCACGCCGCCGTTGGAGCCGGTGTCGACGTTGGTGACGCCGTCCAGCAGCAGGTTGTTCTGGTTGCCGCGGTTCCCGTTGGCCATGATGCCGCCCAGGCCGCCGGTGTAGACGACGCCGGGGATCGTGCGCGCCAGGTCCAGAAAATTGCGGCCGGTCATGGCGAGGTCCAGCACCTGCCGCGACGTCAGGATGCCAGCTTTCTCCGCGCCCTGCGTGCTGACCTGAACAGCGCTGGCCTCGACCGTGATTGTTTCGGTCAGCGCGCCCACGCTCAGCACCAGATCGCCCAGCGTCACGCGGTCGCTGGCAAACACGCGAACATCTTTCTGTTCATACTTCTTGAAACCCGGCGCCTCGATGCTGATTGTGTACGC
This DNA window, taken from Bryobacteraceae bacterium, encodes the following:
- a CDS encoding carbon starvation protein A produces the protein MGKLLRTGAWILVALIGAFALAGVALKRGEPVNSAWLVTAAVCTYLAGYRFYSAFIAAKVMALDDRRATPAERLRNGHDFEPTNKWIVFGHHFAAIAGPGPLVGPTLAAQFGYLPGTLWIILGVVIGGAVQDFVVLFASVRRDGKSLGQMAREEIGRIGGGIALLTVLLIMIILLAVIGLVVVNALKGSPWGTFTIAATMPIAVFMGLYLRYWRPGRVLEVSIIGFALVVLSIFAGEWVAHHAVFGPWFTLGGMALAIALIIYGYAASALPVWLLLAPRDYLSTFVKLGVVLLLGLGVLIVRPDLQMPALTQFTDGTGPIFAGKIFPFCFITIACGAISGFHSLISSGTTPKLIAKESHIRPVGFGSMLLESFVAMMAMVAACALEPGVFFAVNSPAGIVGATPAAAAATITSWGFPVTPEQMHELARHVGEETLFYRTGGAPSLALGMAHIFSRIAGNEAVLRFWYHFAIMFEALFILTVIDAGTRVGRFMLQDFLGHIWKPLGRTSWMPSVLLTSALIVAAWGYFLVQGVLDPLGGINSLWPLFGIANQLLAAVALCVATTILIKMHGAKYMWITCAPLVWLVTVTFSGAWQKIFSDAPRVGFLAQARLLEAGPQTAQTKQLIFNNRLDAVVCGIFLVLVTAILVDSIRVWAGILRGTREARSFEAPFVPSQLEAEELG
- a CDS encoding radical SAM protein, whose protein sequence is MLLATLPDKYARVMGTDWSTAVEANPDGTAKYVPNGLRVIEALLVRRFGAENVAVCYPDQLGLFVGPDTRVIGIHAHNPLGITFATDVYAGFYGSDCEPINAAEFRRLIHHPAIDEHRGHLKLIVGGPGAWQIAHKGLQSEWRIDTIVDGEAEEIAVDLFERAVRGEELPARIECKSPKLESIPAGINRSTFGVVEITRGCGRGCQFCSVALRSGKSIPLDHILENVRRAVAQGADTITLCTEDLFLYEQGKRFTTNLPALKRLFESVAAVPGVKHIMMTHGTMAPVVVQPHIVEELHLAVDKSVNQHPDSTHPENRYAMMFVGLETGSVRLFRQFMKGKSYPFRPEQWPDVVLKGMEIMNRANWFPMCTFILGLPGETDEDTKQSLDLLFALKDAKWCVIPTLFVPLEDTKLATKDGAKIARLTELQWEFFFTCWRYNIDFFRRERSVQWKFNLGIPIYYYLLGRKLFGPAMKWPLFRLAHFPEWLLRRHLYLDFSGRMQPVYSTPDAVPIPEERRRPELPVLA